The nucleotide sequence AACTTTTTTGCAAGTTGTTTTATTTACAATGCCAACTTTTAAAAGGTCACTAAAGTTAACTGGACAATAAACTAGGCAGACATTGGTTTACAAAAAAGAGGGAAAGCCCAAAATGCCACTTATAGAGAACCCACAGTTCAGTTTtattcagagcaaagaaaaaagaaactttccaTCATACTAGAAGAAACTTGGCCATAAGGTTTGGGATCTGTGCTCAAACTACACATGCAATGAGGACAATATTCTGCTAATACAATTGACTTGCTGCTGCATTTGTCTACTGTTTGTCTAATATTAACAATTATAAACAGAGCAGTGCAACTAGTATTTGGAACAATCCTTACAGTGTTACAGTGTCAGGCACAACATTTCACTTCTCTTCACACCACTGGTTCTCTTTGCGTACCTAAAAGAGATGGATATAGGGAAGTACCTTAACTTGAGTAGTCTTTCCTAAGACTTATAAATACTACCTACTGATTCATCGATAGCCAGTGAGTTGAGTCAGAAGAACAGATGGAAAATTAGAACAACACCAGGTTAAGACTATATTTCCggatttcctttctttgcctCCCATGGTTTTTATTCTGCCCTGCTGAAATTATGAACAAAGCAAAGGCAATGGGCAATTTACTAAAGTTGACAGAGCAAATTCAGTTAATTCATTCACATTATTTCAGTCTGTAGTCATGTCAACAAAATCATTCTGATCTATTCTTTCATTTCCTCCCCTCATTAAGTTGCTCTAAAGTACCCTAGTATATACTTCTCTCTAGGGCCTGCTTTTCTGATGTCAGATATGTATGGTCTATACAGAAAGTTGCAGGTGCCAAAACTAGTAACTGTTAATACATTAACAAGAGCTCTTCTCATTGAAAACTAATTGTTCTTATGCTTAAAATGCAGTATCATCTAAGTGTTCAGATTCATAAAGACAGAACAGTAAGAGTATGTTTAAGACACATAAAGTACATATTATCCCTAAAGTATCAAGACTACTTGATACAGTCACCTCTTTTCCTGGCATGTTATAGGTGTTAGTCCCTTTTTAAGAGCATGTGATCAAAGACAAAACTGTGTGCTACCTACCTGGGCTTCCTCCTCTTCAGTAAAGTCATTTTTGATATTGAAGGTCTTGCGAATCTCCTCAGGAGTTTTCCCCTTGATCATATTGGCAACAGTCTTGCATGTAACATCAAGCAAACCTTTGATGTCTAAGTAGTTTGCAGCCTGTAAAGAGACAGTTGTTTTCCTTAAAGTATACTTGATGTTTTAAACTAAATCCAAAGTTAATGATTGACACTCCGTATCTAATAAAGCTTAAAATgctaattttaagaaattaaagggAGAAGAATAAATCACTCCTAAGTTCTTCTGTGAAAGACTTTTATGTGATCTTCTTTGTTATACCTCTATAATGTTGAATCCTTCTGCTTCCTTAACCAAACTATACTAGCTCAAATGTGAAATAACGGCCACTactgttgtgtatgtgtgtacacatgcacacaaataccACATCAGGTCTTGGCAAAAATATTTGTCCACACTTAAAGAGTTCAAACGTAAGCAGTTATAGCACTATAttgatctcattttaaaaaacaggtttTGGTTTCATTGACTTTATTGTTtacctgttttctatttcattgatttctgccctTTAATATTCTCATTCTTCTGTTTACTTTGTAGTTAATTTCATCTTTTACTAGTttaaggtggaagcttagatCACCGAtttgaaacttttcttcttttctaataataTACGTATTTCATTCCATCAATTTCCCTCTAAGTACTTCTTTAGCTGCATCTCACcgatttttcatgtgttttactTCCACTCAGctcaaaatactttctttttatttcttctctgacctATAGGTTACTTGCAAATGTGTTAGTTTAAAAGTAGTTGCAGATTTTTCCAGATACCTTTCTGTTTGTGATTTCTAATTCCATTGCAGTCAGAAGACATACTTTGTATGACCTGAATCCTTTTAtaatggagactttttttttaagacaccgtctcactctgtcacccaggctggaattcagtggcgtgatctcggctcactgcaatctctacctcccaggttcagccaattctcttgcttcagtctcccaagtagctgggattacaggtgggtgccatctcacccagctaatttttttttttttttttgagacgaagtctcgctctgtcgcccaggctggagggcagtggtgcgatatcggctcactgcaagctccacctcccgggttcatgccattctcctgcctcggcctcccgagtagctgagactacaggttcctgccaccccacccggctaattttctgtatttttagtagagacggggtttcaccatgttagccaggatggtctcgatttcctgaccttgtgatccacccaccttggcctcccaaagtgctgggattataggcgtgagccaccgcgcccggcctaattttcgtatttttagtagagatggggtttcatcatgctggccaggctggtcttgaactcctagcctcaagtgatccacccgcctcgccctcccaaagtgttgggatcacaggcgtgagccaccgcacccagctgagacttgttttatggcccagaacatggtctatcttggtaatatacacttgaaaagaatatgtattctgctatCATTACATATAatgttttaggccaggcgcggtggctcacacctgtaatcccaacactttgggaggcctaggcaggtggatcacctgaggtcaggagttcaagaccgtcctggccaacatggtgaaaccccatctctactaaaaatacaaaaacttagctgagcatggtggctcatgcctgtaatctcagctactcaggaggctgaggcaggagaattgcttgaacctaggaggtggaggttgcagtgagccaaaatcatgccactgcaccacagcctgtgtgacaagagtgaaactctgtctcaaaaatatatatatatatttaatattttataaatgtccaTTAAGACAATTTGGTCAATAGTGTTATATCAAGTTATCCTGATTTCTGTCTAGTTATATTAATTGAGAGAGGTGCTGAAATCTCTATGATTGTCACTTTGTGGACTTCTTTGAGTTCTATTGGGTTTTGTTTCACTTCTTGGAAGTTCTGCTTCTAGCcagataaaaatttataattgttatgtcttttaaaaaaactgatcCCCTTATCAGTATGAAATAATCCTCTTTAACCCTGGTAATATTCTTTGCCTCCAAACCTATTTTAATATAGTcaactccagctttcttttgattcgtGTTAGTGTACTGTATCTTCTTCCATTCTTTAAACCTAGTTCTGTCTATATATTTAAAGCGGGTTTCTTACAGACAGCACAGCTAAGCTTGCTTTTCTGATCTGGTAATTTCTGCCTTTTAActgtgtttagaccatttacatttagtgTGTTACTGATATGTGGATTTAAATATGGTGTTACATTTGAATTTAGAGAGTATTAAAATTCAGTGTCAATGAAGTTAGCAAATTTTAAATCTATAAGAAGTGTTTAAAGGCTCTAGAATAGAGCTATCTTACACATTAAAAACTTACCAGAATGAGTTCAAAAAGTGTTCCTTGGTCAACTTTCAGGAATTCTTGGTCCCAAACAGGGATATCATCTGTTcgcttttctttgttctcatcaTCTTCAGGAGGAGGAGGGTCATCCTTGTGGTGGGTGCACCACTGAATGACCTACAACAACAAAAGTTCATTCCTCTGTGGCACTTTGTCACAAGGTACTCACTCCACTGCTGGGAAAACTTATCCCTATATTGGAATAATAACTAGCTAGAGGTTGACTTGAGCCATTAACAGCCaagcttgaaaaacaaaaatgaagcttGAAGAATCATTATAACCCTAGAAGGGAGAAGATCTTATTAGATAAAAGCAAGCCATGCAGACAGAGTACTGTACTTGACTACATTAAAAAGCTTCTATGCAAAAAGAAAAGTTAGGACAATGACTGGAAGATACCCGCAATATGTACAACAATGATTAGCTGAGAGAAtataaaatctttcaaaaatcATTAAAGAGAAATGGGTTAATGATATGTACAGCCAATAAATGAAATCTGAATAGCCAAACATAAGGAACGCTCAACTTTACTAGAAGCAAAACTAACACTACAGATACTTCTctagattgaaaaaaaatcaagaaactgaTACTAATTGTTGGGCAATAGTAGAAAGGAAACACAAACTCTTCTAGAGAGTATAAATTGGTATAACCCCTTTGAAAGCTAATCCAGCACTCCTCAGAAAAGctgaatatgtacatatattgtaACCAGCAAATTCCAAATACCCCAGACACATGTGTGAGACTATTTGGTGTAGGAACAAAGCAGGAAAAGCCCCAAAATTCCCTTAATAGGAGAATAATTACTCCATAAAGTTTCAGGAAGCTGATTACTTAGACTATACATACCAGCATAAAGACCAAAATCAATACTGAAAGTGTTTTCAGTTGTAGAATCTAGGCAGTGGCTACTCTACTGTgtaattctttccatttttctgtatGGCTAAAACTTTTTCATAGCAAAATGTTGGAGGAGTAAACAATGCTGAGagaaaatggcagagccaagaAACATTGccaggatacaaaaaaaaaaaaaaaagaaagaacaatttcAATAAGGAAAAGCCAAGCaaagggttgtttgtttttgagacaagatctcactgtgtcacccaggctggaatgcagtgccgcgatcatggctcactcgaCCTCCTgtgcttaagcgatcctcccacctcagcctcccaagtagctgcaactacaggtgcatgccaccacacctggctcatttttgtattttgtttttgtagagataaggtttcatcatgttgcaaactcctgaactcaagcaattcacccaccttgccctcccaaagtgttgggattacagctatgagccaccgtgcctggccagcgaaaggtttttgttttcgttttaattttgagactgagtttcactcttgttgcccaggctggagtgcaatggcgctatctcagctcactgcaacctccacctcctgggttcaagcgattctcctgcctcagcctcctgagtagctgggattataggtgcctgccacaacacccagctaatttttttttatttttagttggccaggctggtctcgaactcctgacctcagatgatccacacccccccttggcttcccaaagtgctgggattacaggcgtgagccactgcacccagctaagggtttttaatgaaataaataatagcttTTTAAGAAGTATTCCAActatataagaaaatttaaaaacgcCAATATTTGCTTATCCAggcatttttaaaactctaaacctgggcacagtggttcatacttgtaatctcagcactttgggaggctgaggcaggactgcttAAGGCCGGaagttcaagaatagcctgggcaatatagagacaccccgtctctacaaaaaatgatgataataataataggctgggcactgtggctcacacctgtaatcctagcactttgggaggccaaggtgggtgacttacttgagcccagaagtttgagaccagcctgggtaacatggtgaaaccctgtctctatgaaaaatacaaaaatgagatgggactggtggtgcacacctatggtcccagctactcagaaggttgaggcaagagaatcacttgagcccaggaggctgaggctgtagtgagccatgatcgtgccactgcactccagcctgagcaagagagtgcgattctgtcaaaaaaaaaaaaaaaaaaaaaatcactaccactactaacaaaaaataaaaatttaaaaataaaaaactcttaaAAGGATATATAAAGAAACTAATGCCTAGGTTCACAACGGGTGGtgccagtaaaaaagaaaaacaaaaaaatgccacATTACTTTGTGGGGGGAGCAGTTTCCAATCAGATAAGAGACAGGGAAAGGAGATTTTATTGTACTTCCATAGTTTTGGCATCATgtaattattcttcaaaatatgatatatattcaaTACaaacaggcttaaaaaaaaaaaaaaaacttctcggctgggtgtggtggctcagacctataatcccagcaccctgggaggccaaaggagacagatcgcttgagcccaggagttccggactagcctcggcaacatggtgaaactccatctctacaaaaaatacaaaaatttgccaagtgtggtggcatgtgcttgtactcccagctactcgggaggctgaggtgagaagatcacctgAAGCCGGGAGGTAGAAGGTGAGTGacccatgactgcaccactgcactccagcccaggcaacacagtgaggccctatctcaaacaaacaaaccaaacaaacaaaaaaaccccaaaaaccaaGCACTTCTCATTCTCAGAAGTGGCCCTACATCACCCAACCCTTTAACTCTGACCTTATCTACTCCCTTCTTGCTCTAGCTtccactaaactccttgcctttcCTAAAAAGGCAGGGCATGCTCTTGTCTTAAGGTCACTGTACTTGCTCCCAAATCCCAGAAttcttttcccccaaatattcACGTCTTTGTTTAAAAGATTATCTTCGGCCAGGgacggtgactcaagcctgtaatcccagcactttgagagactgaggcaggcggatcacctgaggtccagagttcgagaccagcctggccaacatggtgaaaccccatctctactcaaaatacaaaaaattagccgggcgtggtggcgcacgcctgtaatcccagctactgaggctgaagcaggagaactgcttaaagcccggaggcagaggctgcggtgagccaaagttgtgccactgtactccagcctgggtaacaagagcaaaactccatctcaaggaaaaaaaaaaaaaaaaaaaaaagattatcttcTCAGTAAGACATCTCCTgaccatctttattttaaaaacagctaaCTGTTCACCTACTCACCCCTTTAAATTCCCCATTCCCTTCTTTATTCTCCATAGTTTTTCCATTTGATGTATTTCTTATGTTGCATATTCCCCACCCCTTCAGATCATAAACTCCATAAGGGCAGAGATTTTGTCTCTTTGGTTCACTGCTATACCCCCAGCTTTTGGATGGCATTTGAATGTACCGGGCATTCGACTACAAGCAAAGAtccttttagaaacatttttcatTAGTATAAAATAGAATATGTTAATTGCAAGACATATTCAGAAGTCATAAAGAATGAGATCTAACTAGATAAAATAAAGCCTCTAAATCGTAACATGAATTAACGTAAGACAAGCAAACTGGTAGAAACTTTTAAAGACTTCTTATAAAAAGCCTATTAGATAATACCACTGAATtgtcacttaaaaatggttaaggtggtaaattttgttatgtgtattttaccacaattttttaagcTCATTagacaacaacatggatgaaccttgaaaacattatgctaagtgaaataagccagatacaaaaggactaacattgtatgattccatataTTATGTATCCAGGATAGCTAAATTCagatacagaaagtagaatagtgttTACCTagcgtaattttttttttgaggggggaggGTGTACCGAAATTGGAAGTTAcagtttaatgggtacagagtttcagtgtgGGATGATAAAGTTCTGAAAATGCTTAGTGGTGATagctgcacaacactgtgaatgtaattaatgtcaCTGAATGGTGCACTTTCAAAAAGTGAAAATGAtcaatgttatgtatattttatcactatTTTTCTAAGACCATTaggaaaacagagaaatgaaaacagacaaTGCAGAAAATGTAAATGGCCAGTAACACATGTAAAAACattcacactttgggaggccaaagcaggcagatcgcctgaggtgaggagttcaagaccagcctggccaacatggtgaaaccctcatctctacaaaaataaaaaaattagctgggcatggtagcgggtgtctgtaatcccagctactcgagaggatgaggcgggagaatcacttgaacccaagaggcagaggttgcagtgagctgagatcgtgccactgcactccagcctaggcgacagagtgtctgtctcaaaaaaaaaaaaaaaaaaaaaaagccaggctcggtggctcatgcctgtaatcccagcactttgggaggccaaggtgggcagatcacaaggtcaggaattcaagaccagcctgaccaacatggtgaaaccccatctctactaaaaaatacaaaaattagccaggcgtggtggcgagtgcctgtaatcccagctacttgggaggctgaggcaggagaattgcttgaacctggaaagtggaggctgcagtgagccgcgactgtgccactgctctccagcctgggcaacagagtgagatcaaaaaaacaaacaaacacaaaaaaattcaggttagccaggcatggtggctccacctgtaatcccagcactttgggaggccaaggcagggagatcgtctgaggtcaggagttggagaccagcctggccaacatggtgaaaacctgtctaatataaaaattagccagtgtggtggcgggcgtctgtaatcctagctattcgggaggctgaggcagggaaaattacttgaacccggaaggcagaggctgcagtgagctgagatcacaccactgcactccagcctgggcgacagggcgagactccatctcaaaaaaaaaaagatgctattaTTAACTAACATAGACATATCACCTTTCATTTtgttatatggaaaaaaaaaacatagaaatgtaTAGTTTGCTACCTTAAGAATGGGGGAaaatgccgggcgcggtggctcacgcctgtaatcccagcactttgggaggctgaggtgggcagatcatgaggtcaagagatcaaaaccatcctggccaacatggtgaaaccctgtctctactaaaaatacaaaaattagctgggcatggtggcatgtgcctgtagtcccagctactcaggaggctgaggcaggagaatcacttgaacccaggaggcagaggttgcagtgagccgagatcataccactaccctccaacctggcgacagagcaagactctggtctcaaaaaaaaaaaaaaagaatgtgggaaaAAAATATACTTACTTGTTAATACCTGTATTACAAAATACTGAAAGGATAAATTGCTACCTGAAAGGGGACTGGAATAGATAAGGACAGAAATGGGAACAAAGTGTTACATATTCCTTTGACTTTAGCCgtttcaaaattataaatctaAGAAAGACAGTCACGATTCAATTCCACCATGCTCTAGAAGTGGTATCTTTACAGAAGACTATTTAACAGTATCTATCAAAATTTAGGTATATAAGCCAACCTGCGATCCAGATATTCTACATGTAGATCATCCTTCCTAGGGAAGTGTTTGCATAGGTAGACACAGTACAGATGCCCCATAAATGACAATAGTCAACTGTGGCAAGAAAGCAGACAGaacttttttctgtatattttaagaaCATACAAACATCACTCAAGTAAGTGTTTAAGAACATTCAAatgtaaatgtaattttaagcagtaaattataaaattctaaCATAGATTGTTGAATTACTTGTATTAATCAATTGGTGTTATATATTAAGCAGAATAAACTTAAACTCTTTAAAGACCTTACCTTTTTTAATATTGCTGCATTCACATTTGGTAGAGGAACTGGGTCATCATCTCCTTCATCATCCATTCCCAAATCTAAGAAAACCAGAAGAAAGTTTCTATTTCCTAATTCCATTATAATACTTATACCAACCAGGCTATGTCTCAAAACGTAAGAGTCAGCCCCCATATCCATGAGTtctacatctgtggattcaaccaaccacagatcaaacatattgggaaaaaaaatggatggCTGTGTCTTGCACTAAACATGTAGACTTGTTTCCTTGTCATTactccctaaacaatacagtataaaaactatttgcatagcatttacattgtatccggcattgtaagtaatctagagagcgttttttttttttgagacagattcttgctctgtcgcccaggctagagtgtaggggcgccatctcggctcactgcaagctccgcctcccgggttcacaccattctcctgcctcagcctccccgagtagctgggactacaggcacccgccaccacgcccggctaattttttgtattttttaggagagacggggtttcaccgtgttagccaggatggtctcgatctcctgacctcgtgatctgcccgcttcagcctcccaaagtgctgggattacaggcgtgagccaccgcgtccagccatcTAGAGAGGATTTTAAGTATACACAGTGATGTGCATATGTTATATGCCAATACTACACTGTTTTATTATAAGGGACTTGAGTATtggtggattttggtatccacaggggtgtcctgaaaccaatcccccatggataccaagggacgaCTGTAACTTATAAGACATGTctgaaagaatataaaaaggaCTTTACTTAGAACAGCTCTCTTAGGAGCATTTAAAAATTGGTGGCTCCTAACGATGGAGTCCATGACCACCCAAAACTATATAAACTTGTGTGAGTACACAAATAAaggaatattacataaaataagttCTTAATTGGCAGGAAAAGTGATTTAGTAAGTTGGGCTTGAATGACTGGGTAGCcatctgaaaaaattaaagatggaCCCTTTCCTTACCCTTTATATCAAATTCTCCAGatgaactgtattttaaaaagtaaaataatgaaaactattACAGGTAATAAAATCTCAACCTATTCAAATCTGAAACCTAGagatgtgtatacatatacacactaaaaatactaaaaatgcgcacacacacacacacaaaacagatcATGCAGCCACTGACAAAAACAAGGCAGGGAGCTCCAAACATAATGGTATGATCCTAAgattaaagtttttaaagtaggttaaaaaagaaaattatccgaataaaaacagaaatacactTTTTTCCAACAGGATATATGAGGAACAGTTAACAATATTATGGGTAAGGAAGTTAAAGAACATGGGTTAAGGGACACAATTATGGGGCTATCAATAATCCAGGCACAAGATGATAGCCTGGACAAGGTTTGTAGCTAAGGAGGTGGTAAGAAATGACCTAATTCTGTCTGCATTTTGAAGGTACAGACAGCAGAATTTGCCAACAGATGGCAAGTAGAATGTGAAGAGAGTCAGGGTACACTAAGGTTTATGGCATGAAAAGGATGAAGTTGCCACCAATTGGTAAGGGGAAGGCTGTCAGAAGAACTATTTTTAGGAAGAGAGGATCAAGATCTCTAGTTTCATAAATGTAAAATACTAGATATCCAAGGGCAGTTGTATGTTCAAGTCCAGAAATCAAGAGAAGAAATCACAACTGCAGGTAAGTTTGGGAACTGGTGTATAGATGGTTTATCATGCTATGAGACTATCATCAAGCAAATGGCTGTGTATAGATATAGCGAAGAGGTCCAAGGATGAAGCCCTGGGGAACTGCAGGCTTTAAAGACTGGAAGACAGAAGGGTGTGAGGTAAGCAGTAAGTGGAATTTTGGGAACCAAGTCAAGAGGGGAATAATCAAGCATCAAATGATGTCAACAGGTCTAgataagaactgaaaacagacaaTGCACTTGATGACATGGGGTTCACTGAGCTTTATAAGCAGTTCCAGTGGAGTGGTAAAGATGAAAGTAGATTCAAAAATAATTCATGTTATCTTGCATGGATGGATTCACTCAtctcccctctcttctccctcccaccAATGCCTATCCCTGATCCTATCTCAGCTTAGAGTGAAACTGTAAAATGACAATGTCTCATGTAAAGCTCTATGTGGAACAAGTCACTTATGTCTTTCCTGAACAAGTATGAAATCTTTTTAATCAGGTGAGAGAAAGaagttataaaatgtaaaatacttttATCTTGAGAACTAAGATATTAGAGGAAACATACAGAAGACCAGCTTGTTTAGATCCAAATGTAATTTGGAGCGAGGCTTAACTCACATTAAAAATTAggcttttggccgggtgcagtggctcacgcatgtaatcctagcactttgggaggccgaggcaggcagatcacctgaggtcaggagttcgaaaccagcctagctaacatggtgaaaccccgtttctactaaaaatacaaaaagattggccaggcatggcggctcacgcctgtaatcccagcactttgggaggcagaggcagacgtatcacaaggtcaggggctcgagaccagcctgaccaacatggtgaaaacccatctctaataaaaatacaaaaaactagccgggtgtggtggcgcatgcctgtagtcccagctactcaggaggctgaggcagaagaatcgcttgaacccaggaggtggaggctgcagtgagccgagattgtgccattgcactccagcctgggtgacagagtgagactccatctcaaaaaaaaaaaaaaaaaaaaaaaaaaaaattagctgggtgtggtggcgcatgcctgtaatcccagctacttgggaggctgaggcaggggaattgcttgaacccaggaggcacagattgcagtgagcccgagattgcgccattgcactccagcctgggcaacaagagtgaaactccatctcaaaaaaataaaataaaataaaataaaataaaggcttttATGACTGTAAAGGATCGtaaagctaattttttattttttgtaaagacagggtcctgctatgttgtccaggctggttttgaactcctgggctcaagtaatcctctttaAATCCTCTAGCATTTAAAGTAAGGATGTACAATATTTTTTGCTTTCAGACTAAATGCACAAGTAGCAACAGTCATTCCTTTAAGCTATTTAGTTTCAGGGACTTCTGAAAGACACTTGTATCCTGATACTGTACCCTGGACCTGAACTAATCATTCAATCCACATGTAAATGTGCCAAGAGTCTCACTTCTGATTGTCCTGTGGATTAAAAggttttattcttgttt is from Pan troglodytes isolate AG18354 chromosome 4, NHGRI_mPanTro3-v2.0_pri, whole genome shotgun sequence and encodes:
- the SKP1 gene encoding S-phase kinase-associated protein 1, yielding MPSIKLQSSDGEIFEVDVEIAKQSVTIKTMLEDLGMDDEGDDDPVPLPNVNAAILKKVIQWCTHHKDDPPPPEDDENKEKRTDDIPVWDQEFLKVDQGTLFELILAANYLDIKGLLDVTCKTVANMIKGKTPEEIRKTFNIKNDFTEEEEAQVRKENQWCEEK